ATCAAATTTCAATGTGTGCTCTCGAGCAGAAAAGTAGTAATCCCAAGTAATCCTATAAGGTGTTGCAAAGACATAAAGATCCATACAAGTCCAGCTGTGCGCTTCAGATGtctgtaaaagaaaatttttacagTTCAAGCGAAAATCAGAAAGCCAAAATTAACCATAGTATGTAAAATAATCACCCTCGTCTCTGAACCAAGACTAAAGAGAAGAGATACCGACCAGAATTTCAATTTGGGGTTTTTAGTCTACTAAGGAAAATTAAAGgatttcaagtttaaataaacaacttaaaGTTGCTAAAACTTATTCAAATACCAGCACCTATAGTCTACTAAACATAAACAAGTAGCCTTAAATAAACTCCATAACTCATAACTAGGAAGAAACACAAAGGAAATTGATTCAAGTGAATATTCTAAAGCAACTAAactaaatgtaattaaactcaaacaacaacaataaactGAGGATTAATGACACGAAAATAAGTAACTAACTTGTCAATAAAGAGGCTTCAATTACAACCACAGTCATAATGATCAACAGGTCAAAAATACGAACCGTGAGGTGAAGCACACCACCGCCCAATCCCGAATCGTCGCGATCGCTATTGGTGAACTCGAGACGAGCCTCGTTTCCATGAAAGCAAGATCCTTTCCAATCAATTGAGCCATTGTTCGGGGTCACGGAGCCGACAAAAGCCGGCAACAAGTCAACGGCGGAATGAAGAGTGTTCAAGACCGGCCAAGATACCTGGCGCGGAAGCACCGGGAGAACATCATTGACCCTAAAGGGGACTTTGAAAGCTTGACCGAAATCAACGccaaaccctaaccctaaaacacagaaaaataaGGATAAGAGGAAAGGATTGAAGAATCGAGGCATGGGAAAGAAAGAAGGGATGATGGGGTTGGGGTTGGGGTTGGGATTGGGATTGGGATTGGGATTAAGGATGGCAGAGAGATAGAGAGATGAAATTTGCCCTAAAATTTGAGAGCCATTAGAGTTGGATATTGAGGGAGAAAGGTCCGTTTTGGTGGTTGGGGGAATTATTGAGGTAGCATTTTAACTTTGACTTTTGTTTTGGTTGACGACGATGAGGAATAAGGAGAAACGGGATACGTTTCGTTTTACCCACGGTTTTACGCTAACGTGGCGAAAGGATATAAGAGCCTTTacaaacaataacaaaatatcCTAAATCGATTTCCAAACggaattttcattattttgtttttttcttctttttgccgTTTCCAATTTCCAGCCTGAAAATACGAATTTGAGCATTATCTCAACTTttctttatactattttttataattaattgcaattagattgattttatttattaataaaaaacatattaggataattttttatttatgaaaatatgaatatcATTATCAAAAATCTATGTTTACATAAAATGTCTTTAAGTGTAATGAGTGAAAGGTTAAGATAGGTCGAGTAATTTGTCCAAGTCCAAAGGTTTTTTCGAAAAGTGAAGAGGTAGGTTTGAAAAATTagtttgacaaaaaaaaaaagctcattTCTAAAGGGGACAGATCTCGAGCAGAATTTTTTAGCTCAAATCCGACCCCATTCGAATCACAtggatatattttttttgtaattttaatttgttgggaaagatttattttaatatttttaaaatttttaatgttttatattttttaatttcatttttacataaaaaaaaattgttacgGTCGGATCGGGTCGAGTCGAATTCggatttaacatttttaatataaatcagatataaataaaattttaagctcatttttTAGACCGAATTTATTGAACCTCGACCTAAAAAataagcctaaaattttgcatctaACCCTAGTTAGAATCATaattattaaaccaaaaacTAGTACTACCGCCATTCCTAAGTCCTTGGTTTTACTAGAGTCAATATGTTTGGCTTTCATTCCCTTCAATTTGTTCTGATATCCCAATTAACTTTGCAAATATTGTTTGGTAATTTGTATTGATTGTGTCAATATCTTATtgcctgaaaaaaaaaaagatttattgAGATTGAGGAGGCCGGACTAGTAGATGAAGATGGGTTCAATCACATTGACTCGTTTCTTGAAATACCCAAACTGAAATCCATATGACTATTCCATCTTCCCCAGCGCACTAGGGTCCGTGCAAACCTATTAGCCTCCCATCTGTACCTAATTTTCCAAGAAACCATTCATTCGATGAAATCCAAGAAAGGAAATGCTTTGAATTAGAAAAGCTctgattttcttcaattttccttttcacCCAAGAAAAGCTGCAGGAAattgaaattcagaaaaaattCAAAGGGAAACTAAGGAGGTAGGGTTATTCATCTCTCGCTCAGTTCGATTATGTacaacaaacaaatataaatcaCGGAAATCACCATTGTTTCTAGAAGTGAAAAAATgagaaatcaaaacaaataactGGGGTATTCAAAGAAATTGGCAAAAGCAGAAGGAAAAGATTGGTGTTTGATTAAATTCCCTTTGTAAAGATCATAGGATTCCCAAATATGATCAAGAGGGCATGGGCTTCCACCATCCAGTCGAACCCATGGCTTCCCTTTCCCACTCCAATGCAACAAGCTGACCGGACCCGGATGCAACGAACGACATGAACCTCGTATATTGTCCCCTCCAAGCCCATGTTGGTTCCATCTATGATCAATGCCTTCTACATTCCCAGCAAATACCAGCAAATAGGGTGGCAATGAGCCCAACTCGtatatcttttttttcctttgtatttcCATCCAATTCTCTATTCTTTTCCTGTAATTCCCTTCTCTCCAACGCACTAAATCCATTACCATTACTCCCGTGTTGAAATAACACGGCTTTCTCGACCGGAAAACCCGGGATATTACCGGGTCCGACCAAAACCCGGCCGTGAAATACTTGGTGAAGTTTGCATGGCAGTATTCGGGTGCGCCGATGACTCGAGAATTGGTCAACGTTGTGTTCCAGAGTTTGAGGATGTCATCGACGAGGACCAGGTCTGAGTCGAGATAAATGACTCGGCCTACTTGGAGATCCAACATGTCCCCGAGGTAGTTCCGAGCGTAGTTCAGTGGGTTCTCGAGGGCTTGCCGGATTGAAGAAGAGATCAAGTTGATCACTGTGTCTTCACGGAAGATGTAGATTCTGAAGTTGAGTGAAGGGAATGTGGAGCGAACGAGTTTGCTCAAGACTCTTGGACTCGCGGGGTCGAACTCGGCGGCAATGAAGTGAAAGAAGATGTTTTCAGGACACGAAGCGTGGCGGACGACGGAGTGGACGGCGGCGATCGAACCACGCAAGTATTCAAAGTCTAAAGTCATTGCCACTTGGACTAAATTGCGGTCGCCGGAGGAAACTGGACACTCCACTCCGTTACGGTAATACGGTGCCTCCGGAAACCGGAACCCCAACCCATCTCCTCCGACTGTGGTCCGAATAGCAAGACAAAACGATACCGTGAGCAAGAAATGAAGAAGTAAAAGGGCGGCCGCATATAAAATAAAACGCATTAttcttcaaaaaagaaaaaacccaagAAAAAGAGAGACCGTTTCTTTCTCAACTTTCAGTCGAAAAATAAGAAGATTATGGTCTTCGGCTTCATTGTAAGCGAAAACGTAGCTTATTGAAGGATCATTATTATTACCCAAAAGGAGTGTTTGGAATTTTTTCCTGCCCAAGGGTTGGGTCTTTTGTGTTTTAAATGACAAATGCGGAAACTGGTGATGGAAGCAAAGAATGGGATGTTGCACCATCGGAGATTTCttcaaatattcttttttatgCTTTGTTTCGGAATATGTAGATTTGggcaaatatttttcattctttttttaaatcaagaTTCTGTTGGTTGGGACGTTGATGGCCttttaaaatgagataatttttttaacaaacgTTTTTTTTCCCTCTTCCATTCTGTTATCCTTCAAGTGTTCATATATCTGCATTTTGCTAAATGGGACCTCCCCTCGTCAACCTAAAAGCAAGGAGGTTGGGGTTAATCAAGCCGTTTtagtttaaaaaggatacttGGCGCCAACAGGATTCCCTATCAGTAAAACCCAAACTGAGCCGTTCGATCTTTGCGTAAAGAGGTCTAGAGTGGCAGGCAGCTATGGAATGGGGTTCAGGCAAAGTACAAACTTATCATTTCTTACACACCTACGCTCAAGCAGTCAAGCTTCCTCTTTTTCTGTGGAAATTAAGCCTTCCTTTGGATTTAAACAGAACACAGTGCGTTGAAACGTTTCACCGTGTTGGAGCTGACTAGAGCTTTTAGCACCAGTGGAGATAAAGCTGTCCAACGCAGCAAAAACGTCTCACTGTGCTGGAAGCAAGACATCCAAACAGCCAAGCAATTCACTGTGGTGcagtgaaattgaaaattaaggTAAAAATTTTCAACGCATCGTGTTGTGCTTGAATCCAAAGGAAGAACGCATTGTGTTGTGTTTGAATCCAAATGAAGCCTAAGTAATAACTATCTTCCCAGTAAAGACCAGGATATATTAATACTAGATGTGCTGTGCCAACAGAGCTGTGAGACCTATGATCACATTCACATGTTCACGGACCGCATCTTTGCCCAGCTTGTTTGGTGCGCTGCTAAATTAGAACTTGGGATTGATGGTTTCTCCATATTCCAAAATTGGATCCCATGAGAACAATTTTTCGACTAGCTACTGGCTTGTATTCAAATCCGTCGAGGAGTTAGTGACCACTTGTGAGAAAGACTTCTTCAGCACTAACCAACCCCCTGGTGATCTCTATCAATCATGAGATTAACAGCACGCCCGGTTTGATACTCACCTTACAGGAACATAAGAAGCTACGGAGGTATATGGCAACTCAAGCCAACCGGGGACCGCCTCTGCTTATAGTAGTGAATGTTCGTATCTTTGATGACTGTTAAGACTTGTAAAATCGGGaaacattatattaaaagattcctcgttgattcaattttcatggAGCGACATGGATCATTAATTTCAGGTAAAGTTAATAAAGAATGAATCTGACGAAACTTACCTTTGAGCTATAAATGAGAGCATAAAAGCTCCTCCATTTGAAGAAAAGAATATTTATGCATTGCTTCTCTCAGAAATGCAACCTATTTAATCAAATCATAGGTAATGTAAAACCGTGGGATAAACCACAACATTTACACATAACAACTCAGTCCATAATCTATAGAGAGGAACCAAATAAAGTACTCTATACAAATACAAATAGAAGTGCAAAATCAAATTGATAGCCGGGAAATCAGATCACCTTCCCTAGCTGCTTTATTTCTTTTCAGTCTTGCAAGATTGATTGGTGGGCAACgagttaaaaattaatgaactCACTCCAGAGAAGTCTCAAACTATGGAAGTGTAGCTCTTACTTCTTTCCTATCTGCTCCAAATGACTGCGGACGaaacaaaatgataataataatattaaatcaGACTGAGACCATTCCAGTGACCTTTGgatcattcattcatttattgaACAGGTTGAATCAGATTATtcagttacaaaataatattaaatatgaatattcatgCATTGCTTCTCTCACAAATGCAACCTATTTATTGAACATTTAGTCGCTGAACTTTTTCTTGGTCCATATTAGTCttgaaacttaaaattttttcccAATTTGTCCCTGAACTTGGATTCGAAATCATGTCACATCATtgcctaaactttttttaaaaacatttaaaacattttatatttttttaataattatctttgtgctttttcaagattttatatatatttttaaaaattttcaagtaatgTTCTCAGAGTATCATGTCATCACTTTAATGGAATATAAGTTTGGGGACCAAATTGGGAAGAGTTATCAAGTTCCGGGACTAATGATTcaaggatcaaattgtgaaaaattacaagttaagAGACTAAATGTTGCTTTATTCCtaaataagtatttaatttaataaatatgggtACCAAGAAGTTACAAGTTCAAATTTAATCacttacaaaaataattttaattaaaaatcaatttcttatcattctttttcaaattattatcagTTGAATGGACTTGCTAGAAGGATACGGTTCTTATCTCACAGTAAGCAATCATTTAAGCAACATTCATTCAAtatagaaattcaaaatttactgACGAATTAAGAAACCTTAGCGAAGATAATGATAggcaaataatataaatgtatttatatCTTAAGCAAATGATTCTGACCTCAACACCCAAACCTTTCGCATACACGTTTGTGAAGAGTTCAGAAGGTTCAGGCATTGGACTttcctgaaaaagaaaaaagaagaattttAGTATCCACAAATAACTaaacaaaacttcaaaataacaatagtaaacataaaatacaaataaactcattaaaaaAACTCAGAATGAAAGCAGCAAAAAATTTCTAACCTTAGCTTGAGCAATTGCATCATCTACTTCTTTTCTCACTTCCTTTTCAACATCCTgaaattttttccatattttgatattttcactACCCATAACAATACATAACATTTTAATGCTGATAGTTCCAAAAGTGACTCAAATACCTTCAACTCTTTTTCAGTAGCTAGATCATGAGACAATATCAGCTTCCTGATTCTTTCAATTGGATCACGCTCCTAGAAACATACATCAATGTCAGTTTTGTATTACTTGATTAAATTACAAgaataaatgtttaatatttaacaaataagTCCTTGAGAAAGTAACATGAATTGTGTATCAACCTGTCTAACACCACTAATCTCATCACGTGTTCGATAGGTGCTTCCAGGATCAGACATGGAGTGGCCATGATACCTGTATGTGTCCATTTCAAGAATCTGCATACAAGCAACAGAAATCAAAATATGTCAATTATGCAATGAAATATTGAAAGTAGCATGAAATTTCCAACAGGAAGTAGAAGCAAATAAACATGCCTCGTCATTACTAAAAACATTCTTGAACTTCAGAATCATATATCTTTGGTATAAAGTGAATTTTTCACAACTTTAAACCTATGTCATTCAGACTCGGGTATGTGTCTGACATGtttatgttgaattttgaagtttctCTATATATTTTGCGGGCCCTTGGAGGGTCATAtcctcataagtcatatctATTCACAAATAAGCATTGAAAATGGGCATCGGCAAtaagtacttcaagaaaaatgaagagtttaAGCAATATAGCTTTAAACACATTTGTGAGTTACAGGAGTAAGGACCTAAAATTCCAGTTGATGATAATTTACAGCATCTTCTTGCTTTGAATTACAAGTCACTAGCatttatttttctgaaaaagAGAAGGGGGAAAGAACTGAAAATGACTAATTAATACCCAGCCAAAAACCAGGTACAGATGCCCCATTAATTAAGAATAGAGAGCCACAGAAT
This sequence is a window from Gossypium raimondii isolate GPD5lz chromosome 5, ASM2569854v1, whole genome shotgun sequence. Protein-coding genes within it:
- the LOC105766121 gene encoding probable galacturonosyltransferase-like 9, with protein sequence MRFILYAAALLLLHFLLTVSFCLAIRTTVGGDGLGFRFPEAPYYRNGVECPVSSGDRNLVQVAMTLDFEYLRGSIAAVHSVVRHASCPENIFFHFIAAEFDPASPRVLSKLVRSTFPSLNFRIYIFREDTVINLISSSIRQALENPLNYARNYLGDMLDLQVGRVIYLDSDLVLVDDILKLWNTTLTNSRVIGAPEYCHANFTKYFTAGFWSDPVISRVFRSRKPCYFNTGVMVMDLVRWREGNYRKRIENWMEIQRKKKIYELGSLPPYLLVFAGNVEGIDHRWNQHGLGGDNIRGSCRSLHPGPVSLLHWSGKGKPWVRLDGGSPCPLDHIWESYDLYKGNLIKHQSFPSAFANFFEYPSYLF